A single window of Acinetobacter wuhouensis DNA harbors:
- a CDS encoding META domain-containing protein, with product MLKSLIIPTCTALTLSMVGCATMSNPSTERNLDDLQGKNWILSEIDGVKLVADPAQSSVPSIMFDNERVSGSDGCNSFMGDYAVKATEIKFSNLASTRKACLNATDIAHKYSQALGQVTQYDASKKELKFLDANKKVILKFDIAQSN from the coding sequence ATGTTAAAATCTCTCATCATTCCGACTTGTACTGCTTTAACACTTTCTATGGTGGGCTGTGCAACCATGTCAAATCCCTCTACTGAACGTAATTTAGATGACTTACAAGGTAAGAATTGGATTCTCAGTGAAATTGATGGTGTCAAATTAGTGGCTGATCCTGCACAGTCATCTGTACCATCTATCATGTTTGACAATGAGCGTGTGAGTGGTTCAGATGGTTGTAATAGCTTTATGGGTGATTATGCTGTTAAAGCTACTGAAATTAAATTTTCAAATCTTGCTTCGACTAGAAAAGCATGCCTAAATGCAACAGATATTGCTCACAAGTATTCACAAGCACTTGGTCAAGTCACTCAATATGACGCATCTAAAAAAGAATTAAAATTCTTAGATGCCAATAAAAAAGTGATTTTAAAATTTGATATTGCTCAATCAAATTAA
- the rbtA gene encoding rhombotarget A, producing MLKQGIGLGLLCIAGHAFSANITVTTTDDVVKADDQCSLREAIEYVNQGMPEAGYNGCGGKSATATIMLQANKEYTLNSQIRISKTVSFASDYETDINDTSTVVGKKNAIIKMVGKDRLFHIEKIIDPEATAKQAMLTVVFSEMTLKGCGQAECKDQGGLIYNKETLILTNSQLLNGTARQGGAIYNAGEYAANTSLSTVSMNNTLMQGNKAKEGGVIYAEIPAFTIMQSLIRDNEVTDSNSSNFEVKNKFSEEAIKAIGESVPFGFINSTIFNNKGYVVKVYDAMQVNNVTMILNTMGLIIDAPNKKGFVANSIIAKNGNADCTTIAGGEESQISNNLYSVGCGGYKGTALGATQLISGSTEGKCDYNSNGILCPFSEVESLALGYFLPRILPSYTSAEDSLIVNKGPAPQDKILNCSTVDQRGKSRNANMELCDRGAIELVIDSSSTTTVGQDILYGQTAKFSIADQLQDGELVSVEKCKQIFNRDVDENGKPWQIGCLKIIQTNTPSKGTMAIDQNGEIIYTPNSNWQGSDEFKINVITSTTSFNKSDNPYISIPARIVQRKPDDFKDYKVKTSGGSLGIISIIGLLGLVGYRRIKYK from the coding sequence ATGCTCAAACAGGGCATAGGCTTAGGATTATTATGTATTGCTGGTCATGCATTCAGTGCAAATATTACTGTCACGACAACAGATGATGTTGTGAAAGCAGATGATCAGTGTTCATTAAGGGAAGCGATTGAATACGTTAATCAAGGGATGCCAGAAGCTGGTTACAATGGTTGTGGTGGCAAAAGTGCTACAGCAACGATCATGTTGCAGGCGAATAAAGAATATACACTCAATAGCCAGATACGTATTTCAAAAACTGTAAGTTTCGCTTCTGATTATGAAACTGACATTAATGATACCAGTACTGTTGTAGGTAAAAAAAATGCCATTATCAAAATGGTTGGAAAAGACCGTTTATTTCATATTGAAAAAATAATAGATCCAGAAGCAACAGCAAAGCAAGCTATGCTGACCGTCGTTTTTAGTGAAATGACTTTGAAAGGTTGTGGCCAAGCAGAATGTAAAGATCAAGGTGGTTTGATTTACAACAAAGAAACATTGATTCTGACAAATAGTCAGCTTTTAAATGGTACTGCAAGACAAGGTGGCGCTATTTATAATGCTGGAGAATATGCCGCGAATACCAGTTTGAGCACTGTTTCGATGAATAACACCTTGATGCAAGGTAATAAAGCGAAAGAAGGTGGGGTTATTTATGCTGAGATTCCAGCATTTACGATCATGCAGTCTTTGATTCGAGATAATGAAGTAACGGATAGCAATAGTTCTAATTTTGAAGTCAAAAATAAATTTTCTGAGGAAGCGATTAAAGCAATTGGAGAATCAGTTCCATTTGGATTTATCAATAGTACAATTTTCAATAATAAGGGCTATGTCGTTAAAGTATACGATGCAATGCAAGTTAATAATGTCACCATGATTTTAAATACGATGGGATTGATTATTGATGCGCCGAATAAAAAAGGCTTCGTAGCGAATAGCATTATTGCCAAAAATGGTAATGCAGACTGTACGACGATTGCAGGTGGTGAAGAGAGTCAGATCAGTAATAATTTATATTCAGTAGGTTGTGGTGGTTATAAAGGTACTGCTTTAGGCGCGACTCAACTGATTTCTGGCAGCACGGAAGGAAAATGTGATTACAATAGTAATGGCATTCTTTGCCCATTTTCTGAAGTAGAATCACTCGCTTTGGGTTATTTTTTACCAAGAATTTTACCAAGCTATACTTCTGCTGAAGATTCTTTGATTGTCAATAAAGGACCTGCTCCTCAAGACAAAATATTAAATTGTTCAACTGTAGATCAACGTGGTAAAAGCAGAAACGCAAATATGGAATTGTGTGACCGTGGTGCTATTGAATTAGTGATTGATTCATCTAGTACCACGACAGTGGGTCAAGATATTTTGTATGGTCAAACTGCTAAGTTTTCTATTGCAGATCAATTGCAAGATGGGGAGCTGGTAAGCGTTGAAAAGTGTAAACAAATTTTTAATCGTGATGTAGATGAAAATGGTAAGCCTTGGCAAATAGGGTGCCTAAAAATAATTCAAACCAATACACCATCAAAAGGTACGATGGCGATAGATCAAAATGGTGAAATTATTTATACACCAAATAGCAATTGGCAAGGTTCGGACGAGTTTAAAATCAATGTTATTACTTCAACAACAAGTTTTAATAAGTCGGATAATCCTTATATTTCGATCCCCGCGCGAATTGTCCAACGTAAACCAGATGATTTTAAAGATTATAAAGTAAAAACTTCTGGCGGTAGTTTAGGCATTATTTCAATTATCGGATTACTTGGTTTGGTAGGTTATCGACGCATAAAATACAAATAA
- a CDS encoding lysophospholipid acyltransferase family protein, producing the protein MTDNQKTITTRLLNFCSRLPIPIARFIARFLAGLVNLLQVTKTSKIIRLNIEICFPDMDQKRREKITEQAIRNELQSYMEFFSIWGGSNEKNIARIHNIQGEQLFHDAIQAGKGLVLIVPHFGTWEVMNAWFAQYTQMTIMYEPIKDAGADQFVRTARSRENATLVPTDESGVRQIFKALKRGGTTVILPDHSPHHQSELIKYFGIPLSSSNLSAKLIQKTKAKALFLYAIRNDNDGFDMFIEPIDEQIYQVDANQGTRLIFNTQEKLIRKYPVHYHWSYKRFKANPELKKIYDIPKQDATALIHSVRNSSLIED; encoded by the coding sequence ATGACTGATAATCAAAAGACAATAACCACACGACTACTTAATTTTTGTAGTCGACTTCCTATTCCAATTGCGCGTTTTATTGCGCGTTTTTTGGCTGGATTAGTTAATTTATTACAAGTCACTAAAACATCGAAAATTATACGTCTAAATATTGAAATCTGTTTTCCTGATATGGATCAGAAAAGACGAGAAAAAATTACTGAACAAGCCATTCGAAATGAATTGCAATCCTATATGGAGTTTTTCTCTATCTGGGGAGGATCGAATGAAAAAAATATTGCACGCATTCACAATATTCAAGGTGAACAACTTTTTCACGATGCCATCCAAGCAGGTAAAGGCTTAGTTTTAATCGTTCCTCATTTTGGAACATGGGAAGTCATGAATGCATGGTTCGCACAATATACACAAATGACCATCATGTATGAACCGATCAAAGATGCAGGTGCGGATCAATTTGTCCGCACTGCACGTAGCCGCGAAAATGCTACTCTTGTTCCAACTGATGAATCTGGCGTACGTCAAATTTTTAAAGCCTTGAAACGCGGTGGAACCACTGTGATTTTACCTGATCATTCGCCACACCATCAAAGTGAACTAATTAAGTATTTTGGTATTCCACTATCTTCAAGTAACCTCAGCGCTAAACTCATCCAAAAAACCAAAGCCAAAGCATTATTTCTTTATGCAATTCGAAATGATAATGATGGTTTTGATATGTTTATTGAACCAATCGATGAACAAATTTACCAAGTTGATGCCAATCAAGGTACGCGTCTTATTTTCAATACTCAAGAAAAGCTGATTCGAAAATATCCTGTACATTATCACTGGAGTTATAAACGCTTTAAAGCTAATCCTGAATTGAAAAAAATCTATGATATACCTAAGCAAGATGCGACAGCATTGATTCATTCAGTCCGCAATAGCTCCCTTATTGAAGATTAA
- a CDS encoding alpha/beta fold hydrolase, protein MDTIEQSKTLIHFGHANGLPAQVYTKLFDLLADDYHVIYPSCSLGTSPEFPVDKDWSNLADQIIQSIEQQANGHQVIGIGHSLGAVSTLLASFKRPDLFKQVILLDPPLIMGVASFAFDIAKRFFPKKVDQMTPAKLSLKRRDHWESRQQAFDLLHSKKLYQAFDPACFQAYIDYGLVEDVVNGGVTLTIPKAIEVEIFRSGPSYWWLPHKKPEMPVHMIAGSESPFLKQKFPQIAKKKLGIPYTVFNGGHMFPLEHPVEIVALIQDLIKKI, encoded by the coding sequence ATGGATACGATAGAACAATCAAAAACATTGATCCATTTTGGTCATGCCAATGGATTGCCTGCTCAGGTTTATACGAAATTATTTGATTTATTGGCAGATGATTATCATGTGATCTATCCATCATGCTCATTAGGGACATCTCCTGAGTTCCCTGTCGATAAAGATTGGTCAAATTTAGCAGATCAAATCATTCAAAGTATTGAACAACAAGCCAATGGACATCAGGTGATTGGAATAGGGCATTCTTTGGGTGCAGTGTCTACATTGTTGGCAAGTTTTAAGCGACCTGATTTATTTAAGCAAGTGATTTTATTAGACCCTCCTTTAATCATGGGGGTCGCTTCTTTTGCATTTGACATTGCAAAACGCTTTTTCCCAAAAAAAGTTGATCAAATGACACCTGCTAAACTCAGTTTAAAACGCCGAGATCATTGGGAAAGTCGTCAGCAAGCTTTTGATTTGTTGCATTCTAAAAAATTATATCAAGCTTTTGATCCAGCTTGTTTTCAAGCCTATATTGATTATGGGCTAGTCGAAGATGTTGTGAATGGTGGTGTAACTTTAACCATTCCTAAAGCCATAGAAGTCGAAATTTTTAGAAGTGGTCCATCTTATTGGTGGTTGCCACATAAAAAACCTGAAATGCCTGTTCATATGATTGCAGGAAGTGAAAGCCCATTTTTAAAGCAGAAATTTCCTCAGATCGCAAAAAAGAAGTTGGGCATACCATATACAGTATTTAACGGTGGACACATGTTCCCTTTGGAGCATCCTGTTGAAATTGTTGCTCTAATTCAGGATTTAATTAAAAAAATATAG
- the sppA gene encoding signal peptide peptidase SppA codes for MSDWPPKPQNDKANLNSPQGEQPTGQEWKILEKAVLASVEEQRRSRRWGIFFKILTALYVFFVIFFMQKSCSMATDSESPSVGDSHLGVVNIVGTIDSSNQGVNSTDTIKSLKKAFEAKSAKAVVLNVNSPGGSPVQSDDIWQEIQYLKKQNPEKKVYAVIGDMGASGAYYIASAADEIWVNPSSLVGSIGVIMPNYGVSGLAQKLGVEDRTMTSGSNKDILSMTKPVNPEQRAHIQALLDNVHGHFITAVKEGRGTKLKSQDPAIFSGLFWTGEQAIKLGIADKTGNIESLKRELKVKKTVNYTVERGPFDSVLGRLGSEMGHGLGEAMSQKLGMHQDVKMQ; via the coding sequence ATGTCCGATTGGCCACCGAAACCTCAAAATGACAAGGCAAATTTAAATTCCCCTCAAGGTGAACAACCAACAGGGCAAGAATGGAAAATTCTAGAAAAAGCTGTATTGGCTTCTGTGGAAGAGCAACGACGTAGTCGTCGTTGGGGAATTTTCTTTAAAATTTTGACAGCATTATATGTTTTTTTTGTGATTTTCTTTATGCAAAAAAGCTGCTCAATGGCGACCGATAGTGAGTCACCTAGTGTTGGTGATTCACACTTAGGCGTTGTGAATATTGTAGGGACAATTGATTCTAGTAATCAGGGTGTGAATAGTACAGATACGATTAAGTCTTTGAAAAAAGCTTTTGAAGCAAAATCTGCCAAAGCAGTGGTATTGAATGTCAATTCACCAGGCGGTTCACCAGTCCAGTCTGATGATATTTGGCAAGAAATTCAATACCTCAAAAAACAGAACCCTGAAAAGAAAGTGTATGCGGTGATTGGAGATATGGGTGCATCAGGTGCTTATTATATCGCATCAGCAGCAGATGAGATTTGGGTGAATCCATCGAGCCTTGTGGGTTCGATTGGGGTGATTATGCCGAATTATGGTGTGAGCGGTTTAGCTCAAAAATTGGGTGTTGAAGACCGTACCATGACATCAGGTAGCAATAAAGACATCCTAAGTATGACTAAGCCTGTTAATCCTGAGCAACGTGCGCATATCCAAGCCTTACTTGATAATGTACATGGTCACTTTATCACTGCTGTTAAAGAAGGTCGTGGTACTAAACTTAAGTCACAAGATCCTGCAATTTTCTCTGGTTTATTCTGGACAGGGGAACAAGCGATTAAACTCGGTATCGCGGATAAAACAGGAAATATTGAAAGTTTAAAACGTGAGCTTAAAGTGAAGAAAACTGTAAATTATACAGTTGAACGTGGACCATTTGATTCAGTCTTAGGGCGTTTAGGTTCTGAAATGGGGCATGGTCTTGGTGAGGCAATGAGCCAAAAACTCGGTATGCACCAAGATGTAAAAATGCAGTAA
- the purN gene encoding phosphoribosylglycinamide formyltransferase — protein sequence MIKIAVLVSGSGSNLQALIDANLSGSIVGVISNKAEAYALERAKKAGIDTAIIEHKQFPNREAFDAVMHQQLLDWNVDLVILAGFMRILSADFVQKWQGKMVNIHPSLLPHYKGMRTHQRVLNTGDVLHGCTVHYVTAELDAGQALTQGVVKVNLHDTVATLAERVHALEHLIYPQAVEWICNGTIQHLDNGQVLYKGQLLEQPIQFCKF from the coding sequence ATGATAAAAATTGCTGTACTGGTTTCAGGCAGTGGAAGTAACCTACAAGCCCTGATAGATGCAAATCTCTCAGGGTCGATTGTTGGGGTGATTTCCAATAAAGCTGAAGCTTATGCCTTGGAACGGGCAAAAAAAGCAGGAATTGACACTGCGATCATTGAACACAAACAATTTCCAAACCGTGAAGCATTTGATGCCGTAATGCATCAACAATTACTCGATTGGAATGTAGATTTAGTGATTCTTGCAGGCTTTATGCGCATTCTGAGTGCAGATTTTGTCCAAAAATGGCAAGGGAAAATGGTGAATATCCATCCTTCTCTGTTACCACATTACAAAGGTATGCGTACCCATCAACGTGTTTTAAACACGGGAGATGTATTGCATGGCTGTACTGTACATTATGTCACTGCGGAATTGGATGCAGGTCAGGCACTGACACAAGGCGTGGTTAAAGTTAATTTACATGATACCGTAGCCACTTTGGCTGAACGTGTACATGCACTTGAACACTTGATTTATCCGCAAGCGGTTGAATGGATCTGTAATGGAACGATTCAACATTTGGATAATGGTCAAGTGTTGTATAAAGGGCAATTACTTGAACAACCAATCCAGTTTTGTAAATTTTAA
- the cxpE gene encoding chloramphenicol efflux transporter CxpE, translated as MHDRTLKRIFILAGIALVLWVLYLLKPVVIPFVAAFLVAYLFSPVVDRLSKILPRWLSITVVFLGIGVVLTWAMWFVVPLVWKQLIYARDSIPAGIHWINSTFLPWVSNNFNVERMELDTDQISKVVMEYIQTNYSADSIQTMALKIAQSGLSFLSIGGTIVLIPVIAFYFLLDWNRMLEGMREFIPQKYKASTLKIVAECHSVLGAFVKGQFLVMVLLGIVYAVGLQLVGLEVGLIIGMVAGLCSIIPYLGFGVGIIAAIIACFFQFGMDPKHLLMVLAVFGVGQLIEGYILQPFLLGDKIGLSPVAVVFAVLAGAQLGGFVGMLIALPVAAVIVVLLKHLKDLYQESQFYKSENALVSIHSHGDSDVISVESDKVDLDIEIKNTQDTDESVKTDQNPHKE; from the coding sequence ATGCACGATCGGACCTTAAAACGAATTTTTATCCTTGCTGGAATTGCTTTAGTGCTTTGGGTTTTGTACTTACTCAAACCTGTAGTGATTCCCTTTGTCGCAGCATTTTTAGTTGCTTATCTATTTAGTCCAGTTGTTGATCGACTATCCAAAATTCTACCGCGTTGGTTATCAATCACAGTCGTTTTTCTTGGGATTGGTGTGGTTTTAACTTGGGCAATGTGGTTTGTTGTACCTTTGGTTTGGAAGCAGTTGATTTACGCACGAGATAGTATTCCTGCTGGGATTCATTGGATTAATTCAACATTTCTCCCGTGGGTTTCAAATAATTTTAATGTTGAACGCATGGAGTTGGATACCGACCAAATTTCCAAAGTTGTGATGGAGTATATCCAGACCAACTACAGTGCTGACAGTATTCAAACGATGGCATTAAAAATTGCGCAATCGGGTTTAAGTTTTCTTTCCATTGGCGGAACGATTGTTTTAATTCCAGTGATTGCATTCTATTTCTTATTGGATTGGAATCGTATGTTAGAAGGCATGCGAGAGTTTATTCCACAGAAATATAAAGCCAGTACTTTAAAAATCGTCGCTGAATGTCATAGTGTTCTCGGTGCTTTTGTTAAAGGTCAATTCCTTGTGATGGTCTTACTGGGCATTGTTTATGCAGTCGGGTTACAGTTGGTTGGACTAGAAGTTGGTTTAATCATCGGGATGGTCGCGGGGCTGTGTAGTATTATTCCTTACTTAGGTTTTGGCGTAGGGATTATTGCAGCCATTATTGCGTGCTTCTTCCAGTTCGGTATGGATCCAAAACATTTACTCATGGTCTTGGCTGTATTTGGTGTCGGACAATTGATAGAAGGCTATATTTTACAACCATTTTTGTTGGGTGATAAAATTGGGCTTTCACCAGTTGCTGTTGTGTTTGCGGTGCTTGCGGGTGCACAACTAGGTGGTTTTGTCGGTATGTTGATTGCACTTCCTGTGGCAGCAGTCATTGTGGTTTTATTAAAACATCTCAAAGATTTATACCAAGAAAGTCAATTTTATAAGTCTGAAAATGCTTTGGTGAGTATACATAGTCATGGTGATTCAGATGTAATTTCAGTTGAAAGCGATAAAGTTGATCTTGATATTGAGATTAAAAACACGCAAGATACTGATGAATCAGTCAAAACTGATCAAAATCCACATAAGGAATGA
- the hda gene encoding DnaA regulatory inactivator Hda, with protein sequence MRQLQLDIEPQLDARISDFSGPGWGPVIDAVRQLHAGLMNRFYIYGGAGTGKSHLLSAICDSYLEVGKSAIKVSLLELLDAPIEAITSLENYDLVALDDIEAISGVPHWQKAVFHLINNNNEDGGQLVFSSRFAPIELKLELPDLQSRLTQAVSVKVPSGQSYADRHALLHSVLERRGVHFDPQITEYLLLHGPHQTSTLLQSVEQLEKLLKGEKTKLSHATLRQIYALIDEYRQ encoded by the coding sequence ATGCGTCAATTACAGTTGGATATAGAACCGCAACTGGATGCCAGAATCAGTGATTTTTCTGGGCCAGGTTGGGGACCTGTAATTGATGCTGTACGTCAGCTTCATGCAGGGTTGATGAATCGTTTTTATATCTACGGTGGTGCAGGAACAGGTAAAAGTCATCTATTATCTGCAATTTGTGATTCATATTTAGAAGTGGGCAAATCGGCAATTAAAGTTTCTTTGTTGGAATTACTTGATGCGCCAATTGAAGCGATTACCTCATTAGAAAATTATGATTTAGTCGCACTAGATGATATTGAAGCGATTAGCGGAGTGCCACATTGGCAAAAAGCAGTATTTCACCTGATTAATAACAATAATGAAGATGGTGGTCAGTTAGTCTTCTCATCACGTTTTGCACCAATAGAACTCAAATTAGAATTACCTGATTTACAATCTCGTTTAACCCAAGCGGTGAGTGTAAAAGTACCGAGTGGACAGTCTTATGCAGATCGTCATGCCTTATTACATTCGGTACTGGAACGTCGGGGTGTACATTTTGACCCACAAATAACGGAATATTTGCTATTACATGGACCACATCAAACCAGTACACTACTGCAATCAGTCGAGCAATTAGAAAAGTTATTGAAAGGTGAGAAAACTAAGTTGTCTCATGCAACATTAAGACAGATCTATGCATTGATTGATGAATATAGACAATAG
- the purM gene encoding phosphoribosylformylglycinamidine cyclo-ligase has product MSNSTSTPNTGLSYKDAGVDIEAGDALVDRIKSVAKRTTRPEVMGGLGGFGALCKIPKGYEEPVLVSGTDGVGTKLRLALNLNRHDTIGQDLVAMCVNDLLVCGAEPLFFLDYYATGHLNVDVAANVVTGIGQGCELAGCALVGGETAEMPGMYEGEDYDLAGFCVGVVEQSKIIDGTKVKAGDVLIGVASSGAHSNGYSLLRKIFDVKNVDLTQIVDGRPLADVAMEPTRIYVKSILELIKQVDVHAMAHITGGGLPGNLPRVLPNGAQAVINESSWEWPELFKLLQKEGGVDQFEMYRAFNCGVGMVIAVDAADADKTVELLNSLGEKSWKIGSIQDNAESVEGADERIRVIFA; this is encoded by the coding sequence ATGAGCAACTCAACTTCTACCCCAAACACTGGTTTAAGCTATAAAGACGCTGGTGTCGATATTGAAGCGGGCGACGCACTTGTCGATCGAATCAAATCTGTCGCTAAACGTACCACTCGTCCTGAAGTTATGGGCGGATTAGGCGGCTTCGGCGCACTTTGTAAAATTCCTAAAGGTTATGAAGAACCTGTTCTCGTATCTGGCACAGACGGTGTAGGTACAAAATTACGTTTAGCACTTAACCTAAACCGTCATGACACCATTGGTCAAGACTTGGTGGCAATGTGCGTAAACGACCTTCTTGTATGTGGTGCTGAACCATTATTCTTTCTCGACTACTATGCAACAGGTCATTTAAATGTCGATGTTGCTGCAAACGTGGTAACAGGTATTGGTCAAGGTTGTGAGCTTGCAGGCTGTGCATTGGTCGGTGGTGAAACTGCTGAAATGCCAGGCATGTATGAAGGCGAAGACTACGACTTAGCTGGCTTCTGTGTAGGTGTCGTTGAGCAAAGCAAAATTATTGATGGTACTAAAGTCAAAGCAGGTGATGTTTTGATTGGTGTGGCTTCTTCAGGTGCACATTCAAACGGTTACTCTTTACTTCGTAAAATTTTCGATGTTAAAAATGTTGATTTAACTCAAATCGTTGATGGTCGTCCACTTGCTGATGTTGCAATGGAACCAACACGTATTTATGTAAAATCAATTCTTGAATTGATTAAACAAGTTGATGTTCACGCTATGGCACACATCACGGGTGGTGGTCTACCTGGTAACTTACCACGTGTATTGCCAAATGGTGCGCAAGCAGTCATTAACGAATCCTCTTGGGAATGGCCAGAATTGTTCAAACTTCTTCAAAAAGAAGGTGGTGTTGATCAATTTGAAATGTATCGTGCATTTAACTGTGGCGTAGGCATGGTGATTGCAGTTGATGCAGCAGATGCAGACAAAACTGTCGAGTTGTTAAACTCATTGGGTGAAAAATCTTGGAAAATTGGTTCAATCCAAGACAATGCCGAATCTGTTGAAGGCGCTGACGAAAGAATCCGTGTGATTTTTGCCTAA